From Paraburkholderia sabiae, a single genomic window includes:
- a CDS encoding GntR family transcriptional regulator: MPAAKSASSKTTTAHTRQAPSLESIATRYHAQLRTLDSSGDSLSDGVVVPALREAIVEGVLAPGSRLSEVQVAKQLNVSRTPMREAFAQLEREGLVTILPRVGAYVRSVTLRDVEEIYTVRAALECLAVQLASERMTPLGAAQLDDVIDAMRASVEADDAGAYVDALDRFYTIVMTIADNRTLQQNHASLIGPVRRLRRIAMARGGRMRASFEQAVRIRDGIVNRTGDGQDLMREQLQGACTAALDVLKNAGK; this comes from the coding sequence ATGCCTGCCGCAAAATCTGCTTCTTCCAAAACCACGACGGCGCACACGCGCCAGGCGCCGAGTCTGGAATCGATCGCCACGCGATATCACGCGCAGTTGCGCACGCTGGACTCCTCCGGCGATTCGCTGAGCGATGGCGTCGTCGTGCCCGCGTTACGCGAGGCGATCGTGGAAGGCGTGCTCGCGCCGGGTAGCCGGTTGTCCGAGGTGCAGGTGGCGAAGCAGCTGAACGTCAGCCGCACACCGATGCGTGAGGCGTTCGCGCAACTCGAACGCGAAGGGCTGGTGACGATCCTGCCGCGCGTGGGCGCCTACGTGCGTTCGGTGACGCTGCGCGACGTGGAGGAGATTTATACGGTGCGGGCCGCGCTCGAATGTCTCGCGGTGCAACTCGCATCGGAGCGCATGACGCCGCTCGGTGCCGCGCAACTAGACGATGTGATCGACGCGATGCGCGCCAGCGTCGAGGCGGATGACGCGGGAGCATATGTCGATGCCTTGGACCGCTTTTACACGATCGTGATGACGATCGCCGACAACCGCACATTGCAACAGAACCATGCCTCGCTGATCGGGCCGGTGCGTCGACTGCGCCGCATTGCGATGGCGCGAGGCGGACGGATGCGCGCATCGTTCGAACAGGCAGTGCGGATTCGCGACGGGATCGTCAATCGCACGGGAGACGGGCAGGACTTGATGCGGGAACAGTTGCAGGGCGCGTGTACGGCCGCGCTCGATGTGCTCAAGAATGCAGGAAAGTAG
- a CDS encoding enoyl-CoA hydratase/isomerase family protein, protein MDRSPLQAPVLIEHTGDTLTFTLNRPDAGNEISGVMFDAMSDALRAEAVQPKARVLRIRANGDVFCTGRERAGRDAVSIRAEVARLIELKRLVHSTSLISIAQVHGDAFGFGFGLAILCDFTLVASSARLAFPEMRAGLPPAAIMAYLGGYALPKAVFPMVLFGDVIAPEAALQAGLITRVCEPAGLHAEADALAARILSIDEAGAKQCKSFFLAAQEGSVEQNFRAATDMLTVNALRLMQAR, encoded by the coding sequence ATGGATCGCAGTCCATTGCAGGCCCCCGTTCTGATCGAGCATACGGGCGACACGCTGACTTTCACGTTGAACCGCCCCGACGCCGGCAACGAAATATCGGGTGTGATGTTCGACGCGATGTCGGACGCGTTGCGCGCCGAGGCTGTGCAGCCGAAAGCGCGCGTGTTGCGCATCCGCGCGAATGGCGACGTGTTCTGCACGGGCCGCGAACGGGCGGGACGTGACGCCGTGTCGATCCGCGCTGAAGTCGCGCGGCTGATCGAACTCAAGCGGCTCGTACACAGCACGTCGTTGATCTCGATTGCGCAGGTGCACGGCGACGCGTTCGGCTTTGGCTTCGGGCTCGCGATCCTGTGTGACTTTACGCTCGTCGCGTCGTCGGCGCGGCTCGCGTTTCCGGAGATGCGCGCCGGCCTCCCGCCCGCCGCGATCATGGCTTACCTCGGCGGCTATGCATTGCCCAAGGCCGTGTTTCCGATGGTCCTGTTCGGCGACGTCATCGCGCCTGAAGCGGCTTTGCAGGCAGGGCTCATCACGCGCGTCTGCGAGCCCGCAGGCCTGCACGCCGAAGCGGACGCGCTTGCCGCGCGCATTCTTTCGATCGACGAAGCCGGTGCGAAACAGTGCAAGTCGTTCTTCCTTGCGGCACAGGAGGGCAGCGTCGAGCAGAACTTCCGCGCCGCGACCGACATGCTGACCGTGAATGCATTGCGACTGATGCAGGCCCGTTGA
- a CDS encoding MFS transporter: MNVNAGPRLDRLPMSGFHRRIMWLIGIGMFFDGFDIYVASTVLGATLKSGFSTLGQNALFVSLTFLGMMLGSLGTGFLGDRFGRRFTYQANLAVFGLASLGAALAPNMSVLIACRFVMGLGLGAENVVGYSTLTEFVPPQKRGKLQGLMAVFVVSGLPVAGLIGLLLIPSFGWRAMFVLGGIGALGVWYARKSLPESPRWLDSVGRHDEADAILRRIETEVTAARGGEPLPAFVPVKTGAGAPQALSFGSLFSGTMLQRMIVGCVTLIVINTLLYGFVTWLPTFFVHQGFSIAKSFGFALVMSLGAPIGSAIGALTADAWGRKPTIIGSSLAAILFGAMYPFITSPVILPIVGLLLTIPIYVLVALLFAVYVPELFPTEVRLRASGVCNTLGRGATIVTPFIVVSLFAQYGIVGVLAMMIGLLAVQIVVVAWLGVEPTGQRLEDLQPQDTHTRDALHADAHASPLK; the protein is encoded by the coding sequence ATGAACGTCAACGCAGGGCCCAGGCTCGACCGTTTGCCGATGTCGGGATTTCACCGGCGCATCATGTGGTTGATCGGCATTGGCATGTTTTTCGATGGTTTCGATATCTACGTTGCGTCGACGGTGCTCGGTGCGACGCTGAAATCCGGCTTCTCCACGCTTGGACAGAACGCGCTATTCGTGTCGCTGACTTTTCTCGGCATGATGCTCGGCTCGCTCGGCACGGGTTTTCTCGGCGACCGCTTCGGCCGGCGCTTCACCTATCAGGCGAATCTCGCCGTGTTCGGACTGGCGTCGCTCGGCGCGGCACTCGCGCCGAACATGAGCGTGCTGATTGCGTGCCGCTTCGTAATGGGACTCGGACTCGGCGCGGAGAACGTGGTCGGTTACTCGACGCTGACCGAGTTCGTGCCGCCGCAAAAACGCGGCAAGCTGCAAGGGCTGATGGCGGTCTTCGTGGTGTCGGGTCTGCCCGTCGCGGGGCTGATCGGACTGCTGCTGATTCCGTCGTTCGGCTGGCGCGCGATGTTCGTGCTCGGGGGCATCGGTGCGCTCGGCGTCTGGTATGCGCGCAAGTCGTTGCCCGAGTCGCCGCGCTGGCTCGATTCCGTCGGACGGCACGACGAGGCCGATGCGATTTTGCGCCGCATCGAAACCGAGGTGACGGCCGCGCGAGGCGGCGAGCCTCTGCCAGCTTTCGTTCCCGTGAAGACGGGCGCGGGCGCACCGCAAGCGCTGTCGTTCGGTTCGCTGTTCAGCGGCACGATGCTGCAACGGATGATCGTCGGTTGCGTGACGCTCATCGTGATCAACACGCTGCTGTATGGCTTCGTGACCTGGCTGCCGACGTTCTTCGTCCATCAGGGCTTCAGCATCGCGAAGTCGTTTGGCTTTGCGCTCGTGATGTCGCTCGGCGCGCCGATCGGTTCCGCAATCGGCGCGCTCACGGCCGATGCGTGGGGACGCAAGCCGACCATCATCGGCTCGTCGCTTGCTGCGATCCTGTTCGGTGCGATGTATCCGTTCATCACGAGCCCGGTGATTCTGCCCATCGTCGGTTTGCTGCTGACCATTCCCATCTACGTGCTGGTCGCGCTGCTCTTCGCCGTGTACGTGCCCGAACTCTTTCCGACTGAAGTGCGGCTGCGCGCGTCGGGCGTCTGCAACACGCTGGGACGCGGCGCAACCATCGTGACGCCTTTCATCGTGGTATCGCTTTTCGCGCAGTACGGCATCGTCGGCGTGCTCGCGATGATGATCGGTTTGCTCGCCGTGCAGATCGTCGTGGTCGCATGGCTGGGCGTCGAGCCGACGGGACAGCGCCTCGAAGACCTTCAGCCGCAAGACACGCATACGCGCGACGCGCTTCATGCCGACGCGCACGCTTCGCCTCTCAAATGA
- a CDS encoding aldehyde dehydrogenase, producing the protein MDTTNTQHYDAQLLIDGEWTDAEEGRTLDILNPATGEVIGALASASAGDVDRAVQAGHRAFEGGAWRDMSIQQRARILNRFADLFEADLEQFYKLETLNNGRPISETRAQISRLPHFYRYFAALALTRRSDVIPIEGPYLCYTQRVPLGVVALMTSFNHPLMILSKSLAPALATGNSVVIKASEQTPLTTVRLVKLLQEAGVPKGVVNVVNGEGREAGAALAQHPLIRKVVFTGGTEVGRSIGEAAARNFALTTLELGGKGAVILFDDFDIERAVNGAAFAAFIGAGQTCVCGARILVQKSMYAAFLERFRAKAERIRVGDPTDARTQLGPVISERSRQRILAMLERAKEAGAKVLTGGRVPQALTSGYFLEPTVIYDANPQSEIGQDEVFGPVTVVMPFEDEADAIRIANDTQFGLAASIWTQDVARAHRVASKLEFGMVWVNDHHRLDPASPWGGFKNSGVGRETGIESFDQFSEPRAVTINTTGKTVDWYADDGEPKRLN; encoded by the coding sequence ATGGATACAACCAACACGCAGCACTACGACGCACAGTTGTTGATCGACGGCGAATGGACGGACGCTGAGGAAGGCCGCACGCTCGACATTCTGAATCCAGCGACGGGTGAAGTGATCGGCGCACTCGCATCGGCTTCGGCGGGCGATGTGGATCGCGCGGTGCAGGCCGGACATCGCGCATTCGAAGGCGGCGCGTGGCGCGATATGTCGATCCAGCAACGCGCGCGCATTCTCAATCGTTTCGCCGATCTGTTCGAAGCGGATCTCGAACAGTTTTACAAGCTGGAAACGCTGAACAACGGCCGGCCGATTTCGGAAACGCGCGCGCAGATTTCACGGTTGCCGCACTTCTATCGCTACTTCGCGGCGCTCGCGCTGACACGACGCAGCGACGTGATTCCGATCGAAGGGCCGTACCTGTGCTACACGCAGCGCGTGCCGCTCGGCGTGGTTGCGCTGATGACGTCGTTCAATCATCCGTTGATGATTCTCTCGAAGAGCCTGGCGCCCGCGCTCGCGACGGGCAACAGCGTGGTCATCAAGGCATCGGAACAGACGCCGCTCACGACCGTGCGGCTCGTGAAGCTGCTGCAGGAAGCGGGCGTGCCCAAGGGCGTCGTCAACGTGGTGAACGGAGAAGGGCGCGAAGCGGGCGCGGCGCTCGCGCAGCATCCGCTGATTCGCAAAGTGGTATTCACGGGCGGCACGGAAGTCGGGCGCTCGATCGGCGAAGCGGCCGCGCGCAATTTTGCGCTGACCACATTGGAACTCGGCGGCAAAGGGGCGGTGATCCTGTTCGATGACTTCGATATCGAGCGCGCGGTGAACGGCGCGGCGTTCGCCGCGTTCATCGGCGCGGGACAGACCTGCGTGTGCGGCGCGCGCATCCTCGTGCAGAAGTCGATGTATGCAGCGTTTCTCGAACGTTTCCGCGCGAAGGCAGAGCGCATTCGCGTGGGCGATCCGACCGATGCAAGGACCCAGCTTGGGCCCGTGATTTCGGAGCGTTCGCGGCAGCGCATTCTCGCGATGCTCGAACGCGCGAAGGAGGCTGGTGCGAAAGTGCTGACAGGCGGACGCGTACCGCAAGCATTGACGTCGGGTTACTTCCTCGAGCCGACTGTGATCTATGACGCGAATCCGCAATCGGAGATCGGTCAGGATGAGGTGTTCGGGCCCGTGACGGTCGTGATGCCATTCGAAGACGAAGCCGATGCAATCCGTATCGCCAACGACACGCAGTTCGGCCTCGCCGCTTCCATCTGGACGCAGGACGTCGCGCGTGCGCATCGTGTCGCGAGCAAGCTGGAATTCGGCATGGTGTGGGTGAACGATCATCATCGTCTGGACCCGGCGTCGCCGTGGGGCGGATTCAAGAACAGCGGCGTCGGGCGCGAGACAGGCATTGAGTCATTCGACCAGTTCAGCGAACCGCGTGCGGTGACGATCAACACGACGGGCAAAACAGTCGACTGGTACGCGGACGATGGCGAACCCAAGCGACTGAACTAG
- a CDS encoding LysR family transcriptional regulator → MELKQLEAFVHVAELGSFTRAAITLDTNQPALSRLVRQLEVELRHTLLERNGRGVAPTPAGQRMLAHAKGILQQVQRASQDLDGLHGAPGGHFGIGITPSFATVATHELVRSFRTTFPGATISVAQGLSTYLIEWLMMGRIDVAVLYDTFDSPLIDKRTIFTEELFLIGPDTGDLDAADGDAPLARSAAIPLREIARYPLVIPGRMHAIRRMVESAAAEQGVRLRIELEVDAVTSILDLVTEGIGYAVLSRKATTSDALKRRFKVMRITEPTLFSRLAIATSSKHTLSQLAVQAMSMLEAKILPLYGDAL, encoded by the coding sequence ATGGAACTCAAGCAGCTCGAGGCATTTGTTCACGTCGCCGAACTCGGCAGCTTTACACGCGCGGCGATCACGCTGGACACCAATCAGCCCGCGTTGAGCCGGCTGGTGCGGCAACTGGAAGTCGAGTTGCGTCATACGCTGCTCGAACGCAATGGACGCGGCGTCGCACCGACGCCAGCCGGACAGCGGATGCTCGCACATGCGAAAGGTATTCTTCAGCAGGTGCAGCGAGCCTCGCAGGACCTGGATGGTTTGCATGGCGCGCCTGGTGGGCATTTCGGCATCGGCATCACGCCCAGCTTTGCGACGGTCGCGACGCACGAACTTGTCAGGAGCTTTCGGACCACGTTTCCGGGCGCAACGATTTCCGTGGCGCAAGGCTTGTCCACCTATCTGATCGAATGGCTGATGATGGGCCGCATCGACGTCGCCGTCCTGTACGACACGTTCGATTCGCCGTTGATCGACAAGCGAACCATCTTTACGGAAGAACTGTTTCTGATCGGCCCGGATACAGGCGATCTGGACGCGGCAGACGGCGACGCACCGCTCGCGAGGTCTGCTGCGATCCCATTGCGGGAAATCGCGCGCTATCCGCTCGTGATACCCGGCCGCATGCATGCGATCAGGCGGATGGTCGAATCCGCAGCGGCGGAGCAAGGCGTGCGCTTGCGGATCGAACTGGAGGTCGATGCCGTTACGTCGATTCTCGACCTCGTCACCGAAGGCATCGGGTATGCAGTGTTATCGCGGAAGGCAACGACAAGCGATGCACTGAAGCGGCGTTTCAAGGTCATGCGAATCACCGAGCCGACGCTCTTCAGCCGTCTTGCGATTGCGACCAGCAGCAAGCACACGCTGTCGCAGCTGGCGGTCCAGGCCATGTCGATGCTCGAGGCGAAAATTCTGCCGTTGTATGGCGACGCCCTATAG
- a CDS encoding amidohydrolase family protein, whose translation MKSCLPPDPHPAQPSHALPAGACDAHCHVFGPAGIFPYAPDRSYTPPDAPFERLVALHDFLGASRGVIVQASCHGTDNTAMLDAIARGNGRYRGIAIVDGNVTDEALAHLNAHGVRGVRFNFVAHLGGAPDLDVFDAVLERIERLGWHVVLHLDAQDILHYAERIARIRVPFVIDHMGRVRAEAGLDQQPFRQLLELMRNPLAWVKVCGAERVSAGKRPFDDAIPFARTLIEAAPDRVLWGTDWPHPNISKDMPNDGELVDLLFRFCPDAALREKLLVTNPARLYGF comes from the coding sequence ATGAAATCCTGTTTGCCCCCCGATCCTCATCCCGCTCAACCGTCCCATGCATTGCCGGCCGGCGCCTGTGATGCGCATTGCCACGTATTCGGCCCGGCGGGCATTTTTCCGTACGCGCCGGATCGCAGCTACACGCCACCCGACGCGCCGTTCGAGCGTCTCGTCGCATTGCATGATTTTCTTGGCGCGAGCCGTGGGGTGATCGTGCAGGCAAGCTGCCACGGCACCGACAATACGGCGATGCTCGATGCCATCGCGCGCGGCAATGGCCGCTACCGCGGCATCGCAATCGTCGACGGCAACGTGACCGATGAAGCGCTTGCACATTTGAACGCGCATGGCGTGCGCGGCGTGCGTTTCAATTTCGTCGCGCACCTGGGCGGCGCGCCCGATCTCGACGTGTTCGACGCCGTGCTGGAACGAATCGAGCGGCTGGGCTGGCACGTCGTGCTGCATCTGGATGCGCAGGACATCCTGCATTACGCGGAGAGAATCGCGCGTATCAGGGTGCCGTTTGTGATCGACCATATGGGACGTGTGCGTGCCGAAGCAGGACTTGACCAGCAGCCGTTCAGACAACTGCTCGAACTGATGCGCAATCCGCTTGCATGGGTCAAGGTCTGCGGCGCGGAGCGCGTCTCGGCGGGCAAGCGGCCTTTCGACGACGCGATCCCGTTCGCACGCACGCTGATCGAGGCTGCGCCCGATCGCGTGCTATGGGGCACCGACTGGCCGCATCCGAACATCAGCAAGGACATGCCGAACGATGGCGAGCTGGTCGATCTGCTGTTCCGTTTCTGTCCGGACGCGGCGCTGCGAGAGAAGCTGCTCGTCACGAATCCCGCGCGCCTGTACGGATTCTGA
- a CDS encoding dicarboxylate/amino acid:cation symporter, which produces MKKPFYRALYFQVFIAIFLGVLLGHFAPSLAVKMKPLGDAFIKLIKMVIGPIIFCTVVAGIAGMGDMKKVGRVGGKALLYFEVVSTLSLVVGLVAGHLFHPGSGFNLDPAKIDTSALTGYTAAAHQQNTVEFLMHVIPDTITGAFTSGNVLQILLVSVLFGAALAAAGERARPLVAMIDGLTHTFFGIVHIIMKVAAIGAFGAIAFTIGTYGIGAVLPLLKLIGAFYLTLFVFVLVVLGMISRLLGFSILRFMSYIREEILIVLGTSSSEAALPQMLEKLERLGCSKSVVGLVIPAGYSFNLDGTNIYLTMAVLFIAQAFNVELSLTQQLTLVGVAMLTSKGASGVAGAAFVMLTSTLLVFPLIPVSGMVLILGIHRFMGTGLAIVNTIGNGVATLVVSAWEDELDRSRLNTEMLRRRSQ; this is translated from the coding sequence GTGAAGAAGCCTTTCTACCGCGCACTGTATTTCCAGGTGTTCATCGCCATTTTTCTCGGCGTGCTGCTGGGCCATTTCGCGCCGTCGCTCGCGGTAAAGATGAAGCCGCTCGGCGATGCGTTTATCAAGCTGATCAAGATGGTGATCGGGCCGATCATCTTTTGTACTGTCGTCGCGGGCATCGCTGGCATGGGCGACATGAAGAAAGTAGGTCGTGTGGGCGGCAAGGCGCTGCTGTACTTCGAGGTGGTGTCGACGCTGTCGCTCGTGGTGGGACTTGTCGCGGGGCATCTGTTTCATCCCGGCAGCGGCTTCAATCTGGACCCGGCGAAGATCGACACCAGCGCGTTGACTGGCTACACCGCCGCCGCGCATCAGCAGAACACGGTCGAGTTCCTGATGCACGTCATTCCCGACACGATTACGGGCGCATTTACCTCCGGCAATGTGTTGCAGATTCTTTTGGTCTCGGTGCTGTTCGGCGCGGCGCTCGCGGCGGCCGGCGAACGGGCGCGGCCGCTCGTCGCCATGATCGACGGCTTGACGCATACGTTCTTCGGCATCGTGCACATCATCATGAAGGTCGCGGCGATCGGCGCATTCGGTGCGATTGCCTTCACGATCGGCACATACGGGATCGGTGCGGTACTGCCGTTGCTGAAACTGATCGGCGCCTTCTACCTGACGCTCTTTGTGTTCGTGCTGGTCGTGCTTGGGATGATTTCGCGGCTCCTTGGTTTCAGCATCCTGCGCTTCATGAGCTATATCCGTGAGGAAATTCTCATCGTGCTCGGCACGAGTTCGTCGGAAGCCGCGTTGCCGCAGATGCTCGAAAAACTCGAACGCCTCGGCTGCTCGAAATCGGTCGTGGGTCTCGTCATTCCAGCCGGCTATTCGTTCAATCTCGACGGGACGAACATCTATCTGACGATGGCCGTGCTGTTCATCGCGCAGGCATTTAATGTCGAACTCAGCCTGACACAGCAACTGACGCTGGTCGGCGTGGCGATGCTGACATCGAAGGGCGCCAGCGGCGTTGCCGGCGCGGCATTCGTGATGCTCACCTCAACGTTGCTGGTGTTTCCGCTGATTCCGGTGTCGGGTATGGTGCTGATCCTCGGCATTCATCGCTTCATGGGCACCGGGCTCGCAATCGTCAATACGATCGGCAATGGCGTCGCGACGCTGGTCGTGTCCGCGTGGGAAGACGAGCTCGATCGTTCGAGACTGAACACGGAAATGCTGCGCCGTCGCTCGCAATGA
- a CDS encoding UbiX family flavin prenyltransferase: MERRKRIVVGISGASGVIYGVRLLEMLRELNVESHLVMSRSAQMTLAYETDLRAADVQALAHEHYPNADIGAAISSGSFRVDGMIVAPCSMKTLAEIATGNTGTLLSRAADVMLKERKRVVLMARETPLHLGHLRNMTSVTEAGAIIYPPVPAFYARPDSLESMIDHTLGRVLDLFDIDTGTVKRWTGEFTHRLVSVGNG, from the coding sequence ATGGAACGACGCAAACGTATCGTGGTGGGAATCAGCGGCGCCTCGGGCGTCATCTATGGCGTGCGGCTGCTGGAAATGTTGCGCGAGCTGAACGTCGAATCGCATCTCGTCATGAGCCGCTCCGCGCAGATGACGCTCGCGTATGAAACAGATTTACGCGCGGCAGATGTGCAGGCGCTCGCGCACGAGCACTATCCGAATGCCGACATCGGCGCGGCGATTTCGAGCGGTTCGTTCCGTGTGGATGGCATGATCGTCGCGCCCTGCTCGATGAAAACCCTTGCGGAGATCGCGACGGGCAATACGGGAACGTTGTTGTCGCGCGCCGCGGACGTGATGCTGAAGGAGCGCAAGCGGGTCGTTCTGATGGCGCGCGAAACGCCGCTGCATCTCGGACATCTACGCAACATGACGTCGGTCACGGAAGCCGGCGCAATCATTTATCCGCCCGTGCCTGCGTTTTACGCGCGGCCCGACAGCCTCGAATCGATGATCGATCACACGCTAGGACGCGTACTCGATCTGTTCGATATCGACACGGGGACCGTCAAGCGCTGGACGGGCGAATTCACCCATCGGCTCGTCAGCGTAGGGAACGGATGA
- a CDS encoding UbiD family decarboxylase, translating into MKNFPSFQTHLQALEEKGLVVHVHREINKDTELHPLVRWQLRGGIPESDRKAFVFHNVVDSKGRRYELPVVVGALSINREVYSIGMGVPVDDIGKKWQHAKGNPIAPVVVDEAPCQEVCFIGDDLDVDGQGLEHLPIPISTPGFDNAPYTTCSQYISVDPENGIQNMGTYRGQIKGKRRVGCNPSIEMGQGIYQHWLKYKAMGKPMPAALVIGGHPAVSFCSVQKLPIDVDELGVAGAILGEPLRVVKCRTNDLLVPADAEIVIEGFVPTDTLEPEGPFGESHGHVNLQEFNPYMNVTAITRRKNAHLVSIISQVTPSESSLVKKVAFEPLFLDHLRNSLRIASVEKVVMHEPLTNLRKLVIVVFSEKATETEIWRALMGAASLQPAVGKLVVAVSNDINPENSDAIFWSMSYRMNAIKDVQILHGRDTGHGPRTSGAQRGDDAVDGVILMNATRKEKLPPLSLPTKPYMENAKAIWEELGLPALRPEWPWYGVSMGDWDERNEAMAQRAVKSEYFKTGEEQTRQRVGPEWINKDSDWYFAEKKDL; encoded by the coding sequence ATGAAAAATTTCCCTTCATTCCAGACACATTTGCAGGCCTTGGAGGAAAAAGGCCTCGTCGTCCACGTCCATCGCGAGATCAACAAGGACACCGAGCTTCATCCCCTCGTGCGCTGGCAATTGCGCGGCGGCATCCCCGAATCGGATCGCAAGGCGTTCGTATTCCATAACGTCGTCGACAGCAAAGGGCGCCGTTACGAGCTTCCCGTCGTCGTCGGCGCGCTGTCGATCAACCGGGAGGTGTACTCGATCGGCATGGGCGTGCCCGTCGACGACATCGGCAAGAAGTGGCAGCACGCGAAGGGCAATCCGATCGCCCCGGTCGTGGTCGACGAAGCGCCGTGCCAGGAAGTGTGCTTCATCGGCGACGATCTCGATGTCGATGGACAGGGACTCGAACATCTGCCGATTCCCATCTCCACGCCGGGTTTCGACAACGCGCCGTACACGACGTGTTCGCAGTACATCTCGGTCGATCCGGAAAACGGCATCCAGAACATGGGCACGTATCGCGGACAGATCAAGGGCAAGCGCCGGGTCGGCTGCAATCCGTCGATCGAAATGGGACAGGGCATCTACCAGCACTGGCTCAAGTACAAGGCGATGGGCAAACCGATGCCCGCCGCACTCGTGATCGGCGGCCATCCTGCCGTGTCGTTCTGTTCGGTGCAGAAGCTGCCTATCGACGTGGACGAACTTGGCGTCGCGGGCGCGATCCTCGGCGAGCCGTTGCGCGTCGTGAAGTGCAGGACAAACGATCTGCTCGTGCCCGCCGACGCGGAAATCGTGATCGAAGGCTTCGTGCCGACGGATACGCTCGAACCGGAAGGTCCGTTCGGCGAATCGCACGGTCACGTGAACCTGCAGGAATTCAACCCGTATATGAACGTGACGGCGATCACGCGCCGCAAGAATGCTCACCTCGTGTCGATCATCAGTCAGGTCACGCCGAGCGAAAGCTCGCTGGTCAAGAAGGTGGCATTCGAGCCGCTGTTCCTCGATCACCTGAGGAACTCGCTGCGTATCGCAAGCGTGGAGAAGGTCGTGATGCACGAGCCGCTCACGAATCTGCGCAAGCTCGTGATCGTCGTGTTCAGCGAGAAGGCAACCGAAACGGAGATCTGGCGTGCACTGATGGGCGCCGCATCGCTGCAGCCCGCCGTCGGCAAGCTCGTGGTCGCTGTCAGCAACGACATCAACCCGGAGAACAGCGACGCGATCTTCTGGTCGATGAGCTACCGGATGAATGCGATCAAGGACGTGCAGATCCTGCATGGCCGCGACACGGGCCACGGGCCGCGCACGTCGGGTGCGCAGCGCGGCGACGACGCGGTGGATGGCGTGATCCTGATGAACGCGACGCGCAAGGAAAAGCTGCCGCCGCTGTCGTTGCCGACGAAGCCCTACATGGAGAACGCGAAGGCGATCTGGGAGGAACTCGGCTTGCCCGCGCTGCGTCCCGAGTGGCCGTGGTACGGCGTCTCGATGGGCGACTGGGACGAACGCAACGAAGCGATGGCGCAACGCGCGGTGAAGAGCGAGTACTTCAAGACGGGTGAAGAGCAGACGCGTCAGCGCGTCGGTCCGGAATGGATCAACAAGGACTCGGACTGGTACTTCGCAGAAAAGAAGGACCTGTAA
- a CDS encoding porin — MHEKGGAVSIARARGLKRSLTALTLLGLSGGAVHAQSSVTLYGSLDGGLRNLVNGTKAGGAALSMASNGVYNSNRWGFEGKEDIGGGYYVRFNLEAGYVLSTGANNNTNNQLFQRTSTVGFGGPFGQIDMGHQFTLQHFLVKDFEPFDFHYLSITESTAISGGTTGRDDNDINYRGIFGPWVIRGEYALGGVPGSASHGSTLAGGLNYRTQLIKLGAGYTHKSNPLSATSNQYFGNDQYTAGGAVTVGPVDVMAGYSLDLQDVPASVHSMTRNQYLWGGVRYQMTPFFNVTAAYYDNKNKTNGVDGRKDVAILGISYLLSKRTELYADIDYTHFTGVYVTNATLNPSQHEKQTGVSFGINHWF, encoded by the coding sequence ATGCACGAAAAAGGAGGAGCAGTTTCCATCGCGCGCGCGAGAGGTCTCAAGCGTTCGCTGACAGCGTTGACCTTGCTAGGTCTGTCGGGCGGCGCCGTTCACGCGCAGAGCAGCGTCACGTTGTACGGCTCGCTCGACGGCGGGTTGCGCAACCTGGTGAACGGAACCAAAGCAGGCGGCGCGGCGCTGTCGATGGCGTCGAACGGTGTCTATAACTCGAACCGCTGGGGCTTCGAAGGCAAGGAAGACATCGGCGGCGGTTACTACGTGCGCTTCAATCTCGAAGCGGGTTACGTGTTGTCGACGGGGGCGAACAACAACACCAACAACCAGCTGTTCCAGCGCACGTCGACGGTGGGATTCGGCGGTCCGTTCGGCCAGATCGACATGGGTCATCAGTTCACGCTGCAGCACTTTCTGGTCAAGGACTTCGAGCCGTTCGACTTCCATTACCTGAGCATCACGGAGTCGACCGCGATCTCGGGCGGCACCACGGGGCGCGACGACAACGACATCAACTATCGCGGCATTTTTGGACCATGGGTGATCCGCGGCGAGTACGCGCTGGGCGGCGTGCCGGGCAGCGCCTCGCACGGCTCGACGCTCGCGGGCGGTCTCAACTATCGCACGCAGCTGATCAAGCTGGGCGCAGGCTACACGCACAAATCCAATCCGCTCTCCGCGACGTCGAACCAGTACTTCGGCAACGATCAGTACACGGCAGGCGGCGCCGTGACAGTGGGGCCCGTCGACGTGATGGCCGGTTATTCGCTCGACTTGCAGGACGTGCCCGCCAGCGTGCACAGCATGACGCGCAATCAGTACCTGTGGGGCGGCGTGCGGTATCAGATGACGCCGTTCTTCAACGTGACGGCCGCGTATTACGACAACAAGAACAAGACGAACGGCGTGGATGGCCGCAAGGATGTCGCGATACTCGGGATCAGTTATCTGCTGTCGAAACGGACCGAACTCTATGCGGATATCGACTACACGCATTTCACGGGCGTGTACGTGACGAACGCGACGCTCAATCCGTCGCAGCATGAGAAGCAGACGGGCGTATCGTTCGGTATCAACCACTGGTTCTAG